The DNA segment tgtcattgtatcccatcttgtttaatgaacctcagtgaggcctcggcttactctaatgttagtggacgaaaaattcataccacagatacattttccactgcacgcacgtaaacaagtgggtcgtgaaactttatgcatcagtgtgtaatgtatgcaaAATTACGTATGTCAAaattgcgtgctctatgttgtatacattccacatgtacaattgtactatattagcctatatcttggcctgttcaaagtaattcttttttgtctgtcttaTTGTCTAAGTGAACAATTAAAAGTGTTCATACCAAAACTTGTAAAGTGTTCATGCAGGCGGGAAGTTctctgtcccacttacagctttatacccagaaaggTTTTGTAATGATTTCAACTTCTGTTCTAAATTacttctacatttgtatatgcGCCCTCGTAcaaatgttcatgcggttgatatgtatactggaaaatatgaaacggtaaggcacacctcgagcctgtgcaaaaaaaaagtgtttgctgattttcttgtacattttctcgagtcttgtagtattttgtgaagcaatgatacttcgtcatttgtctatggtatggtatggtaaacttgattgaggtcctgcagggcgtgtctcaacagGCAGCGgaccgctcccacgtagggaccgtatgtgaaaataaaatatcacgagaattaacattgtgtcaatggctccaccatttacttgtttccgtaatgtcactgacatcgtaacgttataaaaggcagtacaacaacagacgcattgcgcaatgcacgcgattttaatatgcgtgcatggatgcagcttactgcttcaatgtgcacccttcacttcttccattaacacccttatgaaagacaatAACACCccttttccgcgcacacccttctcttagggtgtatataaagaaataagggtgttgtgcaatggaaaaaagggtgttaatgtcattaacaccctttttacacccttaagggtgtaaaaatgtttaatgtgtaatgccttacatgcgtatagcaggtaccaacgctctccgtagaatgacgagaaatggcacagtgcctgctgccctaattctcaaaaattacaatgatttatagcgtggtgggttcctcgcaagcgcacttgtattggttgccaaggaagcccataagcgcatgatccatttcctcggggtctcagtaaagttcttcgcccccccccccccccccacgtctctctcccacgtcaacgtatgttatacagcatgacgggagagggaaatatcgaccgagcgtcacccaatgcaaattacatacacAGTAAAAAATTTTACACCCaaaagggtgtaaaaagggtgctTTTACGTTTTAACACCCTTTGCAACACCTTTTAACACCCACGAATGACTGATTTTGAAAAATACACCCTTTTTTTGGGGTGCTTGCATGATTCGCACCCTAAAATGGGCGCTAAGGGTGCTTTTGTGCCTGAGAAGGGTGTAGGTACGATGGATCAGATGGAAAATGCAGCAAAGTATGGCATGTGAGCCGAACCACGTCTCCATCAtctagcgtcacacacacacacgcacgcacacagaatATGTGTAGCTGGCAGTAGAACAATCCGTAAAAAACTGTAATATACAGAGATGTGTTCGTGATTTCTCGATGCTGTAATTTAATGTGAGACCATCTGCACACTCTTTATGTTTATTGCGTGTAGACATTGCAATACAACAAAATAGAAACAACATGAGAAATATCTGGTATCAGTTTATacaaatattgccacgtgcctttctttatcacttttggtgtattcggttttcggccacaaagactgtcagcaacgctcagcgcgaaccgcgcctcattgttcgagaaccgtcgcgaccattgtagatcgttttgttaagattgcgcgtaagacgcgcacactcgagcttattctagaatttgcacgacagccagcgataacgctggaatattcgatggcacatgtttaaatgccgacgcgcttcaccgctagtcagttgatcgacggacgacgccctgttcgccgctatcattgtagagcgtgtattgctgtagttctagttctcattttctggccacaagttcggccaaataaacagtttcatcctgcaaacgccgactgctgtcttcgtcgacgtcgcgaccacgtgacaatatctacaACCTAAAGAAACGCCTGGTTCAAACTAAGTACACTCGAATATTTTGCCTCCTCTCAGCAGAAGAAGCAACAAATAAGTGATAAAACTTAACAAGTATATGAAAAATAGCAATGCAAAAAAACCAGTCACATTGACAAATTATGTCAAGATAAAATACAGACCTATACATGCAATGCATGAATACACAAATACATACATAGATGCATTCACGTAGATATACTTAAAAAATGGTAACATGCGTTGGCAGATTAGGAGCACATGCTCTGAAAATAGGAGAGCTTCTGTAGTAAAGTGCAGGGATGCTGTGTTTAGCGGGAATACAAGTGCTGCACGACAAGCGTGTGATTGAAAATGACACTGAGTCAGAAAAGAAACATACACGCCAATTGGCAGCGAAGCAATCGACATTTGTAAACACTCGAATAAATATTTTAAAACAAGGCATGCCGAGTGCTTATAATGCTGCGCCCCACGTGTTTAGGTATGTAAAGTGGCTCCATCACAAACTCTGAGAAGGATGTTAAGATTCTGTACTTGTCAGTCGTGCTAACAACAAACACATGGAAGTGTTCATCGAAGCAAACAGTTTCAAGTAGCTCCAACGCGATCAAAAGAACTTTGTTCACATAAAATAGTCCGCAAACATTCACAAACTCAGGCAAGCTGtcatctggaacgttaaggacGAGGCTGCATCCTACACGGAAGCCGCGCGGGCTGTCGTGCTACACGGGTACAGTTGAAAACTACGCCGATGCGAAGCACCACTGGTACCACCGCtgcctgctgctgccgccgcctgccTGCGCAAGCTCGCTACGATGGCTGAGACGCAtgctgcgccgctattggctggatgTGGTCACGTGATCTACGCACGCTTGCGATAGCTGCCACGCACGCTGCGTCGCTATTGGCTGGAGGTAAACACGTGATCTACGCGCGCTTCGAAATTTGTTTGTTGTTGGAGACAGTCACGTGATCTATGCGCTTTTAGCGCTTTTAGCTTTTTGCTTTTAGTTTTTTTAATGCAAGTAGGCGCTGCGCCCGCGCAACGTTGTGTGCTCTTCTCTCCGTTGCTCTTCCTTTGcgggcttcattattacagctcTCGCCACTCCAGCGAAAAAGGCGGGAAAACGGGAAGCCATTACAGCAATCACAGTTGCAGCCCTGCTTGAAGGCGTTTTGTTGTGCGAACGACTGTTTCTTCTATACCGACGCTGGATTACGTGTCTACAGCAATCACAGTTGCAGCCCTGCTTGAAGGCGTTTTGTTGTGTGAACGACTGTTTCTTCTATACCGACGCTGGATTACGTGTCTGCCACATTCGTCGACGGATTGCGTGCTCCGCTGTAGCGCAGTGATGTCGGCGCGGTGCCTTGTGAGCGTGCCAGCAATACATGCGAAGCGTACGTACACTTTAGAAGAAGGCACCCTGGATGCATTGAAGGCCGCCATATCCTCGTGCCCCATTTTGGGCGACAAGGTGGACCTTTCcaacagcacattcaaggcaagtCCCTGTTAATGTTTCCCTTTTATTTGCTTTTCATGCAATCAAAATATCGCAATAACACGTAACTTGGCATTATAGTAGCAAATAGACGCGCACGTTtctttgcttcctttttcttttattttttgcttaaCAGTGACAGCACACCGTCGGTAGCGACGTTTATTATTCGGCCATTATTTTTCCTTCATGTACTCCTCTCAGTGGTTGAATACCCGTATCGCATGGCGGCTGGCTCGTCTAGCGGCATGCTGGTCGACTGCTAACCGGCCAAATTAAGTCATAAGCCGTCAGGAAGGCTCGCGCTTTCATCGCAGGTGAATGTATCAGCTCGCTGTCGGCAACGCTCTATATCTGCGTGAAGCGCCGCCAGCCGTGCGCTCCGAGTATCGTTCTTTGTACACTGAGAGACACTGCTCTAAACACAGAAACAGTGTTTTTACATTCAGCGAACCTTTTGTTTACATAAAAACACTGCAATAACCCAGTGTAAACAACATTTATGTGATAATAACGTTGAGAACGTCAATCAGCAGACTGACTTTTTGGCCAGTGATTGAGTGAGTTGCATAGTATTGCTCCTTCTTTGCGCAGGTTAGAGCAACTCTAATTTTAACCTTTATCAATGTTTAAGTGCGTACAAAGAAAGTTGTAATAATAAAATTTCTGACTCAATATTTAGGCGTTGCGCGTGTCATTTACAGATATTTGAACCCAACTTTGACGAATATGTGGATCTTGCACCAAATGACGGCGTATTCGACTTAGCACGAGTAATGGTGCTCTCCGAAGACAGAATGATGCCAGCAGGAGCAAATCTCGTTTCATTTCAAGAGGTAATTAACTGCAATCCATGTTAGGCAAGCTTCGTTAGCGTTGGTTATGTGCTATGTGTTtgctatgcatatatatatatatatatatatatatatatatatatatatatatatatatatatatatatatgatataatGTATATAATATAATGTAATataatgtatattatatatatatataatgtgtgcgcgtgtgtgtgtgcgtgtgcgcagtACTGCTtcatggtgtttaacgtcccacagctGTTCAGGCACTGAGACTACATGAGAGGCGGCTTAAGGGAGGGGCGGTGGATAATTTTGAAGATTTGGGAATCATTTACGTGTATGTACTGACAACGCACAGTGCGCGGCCTATTCATTAGATGGAAAACAGCTGCACATACTCGTACCTCATCTTTGCTTACAAACTCGCCGTGGTAGCTGATGAGGTACGCTATGGCGCTGCTACGCTCGAGGGCATGGGCTGTAACCGTGTCACACGGACAGCTTTAACTGCGGTTATGCTTAACGGGGGATTATAGTATTAACCGTAGTTAACAACAACGTGCGTTGCCGTTGCTACATGTGCTTAGTTAGCTCAGTTGACCAACCAGGTGAAATCACTTGCTGATCATGTGGTGAGCAATAAGTTTGGGAACATCCTCGGCAAGTTTCGTAGTACGTGATATATCTGTTCTACACCTCCGCGACAGTGCGTTCATTTGTTCCACCTACGACTACGTATTCAGTGTTTGCGCCATACACGAACGATGCGAAAAATATTTTCTCTCGAAAAACCTTTAGCGACGCTCTCTCGCTGATCTCCCCGGATCTAGTACACTATATCCCCGGGGACGGAATAATCATTGTTTCTAGCCGTTCCAGGGCGAACTTTTTTTCCACGCGGtccgtgaaaatcctcaaacaacgCGAGGCTTCGAATTAATCTGCGACGCTTCGCTGCTGGTGAGAAGCTTGTCggccatcttgtcagcttctcggtttgtgagAGTCAATGGTGCTTGCCTAGCTTGGTTTGCGATAAGCACGGTTAGGATACTAACTGTTGTTaagtctgccgtgtagctactcCTAACCGCGGTTAGCCGTAGTCAACTTAACCGTGGTTAAGGCTGTCCGTGTTTCAGGATTCTTCAGGGCGGCTGCATTTAAATGGTGCGAAACGTATAAGAACACCCCTGAACATTGATTGGACTCCACGTTGACGGTCCCGAAGTGGCCGAGGTTTTTCATAaggcccccactacggcgtgcctcgtagtcATATTATGTTTTTGTtgagcaaaacattagaagttaaCTTTCAAGACTTACAATTTTGTTTATCGATTAGGTGTCCTGATTATTTTAGAATGATCTCTCTTACACTGGGAACTTGCGCTCACCTTTTATGTCACGACATGTTCAGTAAATGACAGTTCACTGTGCACGCTGAACTGTTTGAACCTCTATTGAATACAGTTATGCCATCAAAGCTAATTCATAAGTATTATACTTCCTTCAAGAATTCTGTTAGGTCTTAGAATTTGTGTTGAATGACGTTGCTCTGCCATGGATCCACACCTAAATGCGCACTTCCCATTTGTTTCTATCTGACTGAATTGTTATAGATTTGTTTAAACCAATGCATATCCATACAACGGGCCATAATATGGTAATGACTTATGTGTATGACTCATCTGTATTTAGGGTTCACAGGCGGTAAATGAAAGTGAGCCTTCCGCGGCTGTGACGGTGGTTGGTGGCAGCTCCTCAGGCCTGGAATGCTTTGATCTGTAAGTTGCGAGTACTTCTTGCTGTGGGCTGCCTATAAGGCAAGAGATTGACTATTATGCATTAAATAACTGTTGTACTTGACTTGTAGGATTGAAGGCGCGTTGAACTACCTTGTCAGCTGTGGCAGGTGGGTTAAAAGAAGGGTTGAGTTGGAGGGCTCCACTAATCTGCGGCAGGTGTTTGTGTAGGGCCAAATTGACACCAAGCTCTGTACTTGTTAGCCTCTGTGGTCACGTGTCATCTGCCTTGCAGTATGACACGGCTGAtagcttcctgcctttccttccttcactCCCTGTGATAGGGAGTGAAGGAACAAAATTAATATTTCTTCACATTAACAGGAGGAAATTTGGAAAATTTAAACTCAGGAGCAAGTTCAGTTTCACATGTTGGCTGTTCCTTTATTTTCCAAATGACGGTATATTATTACAGCGCATATTTTTGGGGGCAGGTCACCAAACATTGTTCTTGAAAGAATGAAGTTAACGTGCGTTTCCTGTCTCACTATTTGTCTCACTTCCCACAGGACATTGACATCAGCGGTCTAGATGGGGAGGACGAGAATAGCCTCGCAAAACAGGAATGGCTGCGGGCTGAGGCATTCAATGCTGCACCAGATGAGAAAATGATTTACCACAGAATGAACTTGACCGCCAAAAGAAGGCTCCTCGAGGTGGCAGACATGAGCATTGGGAGTGCTACACGCAAATATCCATATCTGATGGACTTTGAACGAGTAAGCTGGGCTTCATTGTTATTTTTATAGGATAGACAGTGTTGGAGGGAAGGACTTCTCTGCTTCATCTTTTTCTAGCAAAATGAGTGACATTCTTGTGCACTTACTTGTAGCCTTGCTTGGTACTTACGTATAGTGCATGCCGCATTGCTTTATTACTCCCTTAACCCATAGTGCTATCTAATGAAGGGGGCAAGCACTATTTCTAGTCCTAGCCAACTTCTGGTAATATTGATTTGTTTACACCTCTCATAAAGGGGTCATGTCACGCCAGATGCCTTAGCCATTTTCGTGGCCACCTCAACTGTACCCACAAAGATCATGCTTAATTACTGAGTTGGAAACAATATATTTTTAGAATATCTTGTACAGGAAAAAAGTTTGGTCATTGGAAGCCTTGATTGTCGTGTTAGTAATGGCCTTAGAACATCTCTTCTGAAAGTCGCGTGTCGCATCATTGCGAATTTTGTTTCTATATCAAGCAAGGACGACGTTCAGCACTTTACTAAAATCACTAAAATTATGGGAACGTTCATGCACACAAGCTTCGGGAAATTTTTACATAATATGCTATGCATACATTCTTACTCATGTAATGTTTCTCTATGTTGGAATATCAAGGTAACACGTTACCTTAAGGAATATGTATTTTATATGAAATATATTTACAGCTATTGAATTTTTAAGTCTTTCGAAAAAGATTAGAAATTTAAGAACACGTTCAATTGCATTAACACTAAAACGTAATTCGCACCACGTGGTGCCGCAACCGAAAATCGCATTTATTCCTCAATTCAAAACAAGTTCACTGACTGCATTGTCATCGTCAAGCCAGCAACTGGTTACCTGGATGAAGTGTACCTTCTGTGAAACGTTTGCTCCAGCGCCACTGTCTGTTCAATTGTTCCCCATCACTTAAAGTGTCTATGCCAAAAATCATCGTTGTTCCAGTCTTGCGTTGTTACATGCAGTCGATGCTTCGCTGTACGGTCATTGTTAGTGCCGTTGCTTATGTTACCAAAGATGTGAAGGCGATAAAATAAGTGTAGATCTGACCACAACAGTGGGACGTGTCACATTACTGAGATGTGTCTTGTGTGGGGTTACGGCGCAATTCAGATTGTATGCTTGCACAAAAAATGCTGATGTACCATTTCTTTGGTTTTGTACAGTTTGCTTCAGACTTCCAAAGATTGACCGGAgtagatggaaaagaaaaaatcaAGCTTGGCATCGATATGCTTGCTTCTTTGGCACGCAAACGTGTAGTGGGTCACGAGGACGTCTTTAAAGAAATTCAGACTGCAACACGGCTGGAACAGCAAGGTCACGCACTTCGAACCAAACGTAAGTATTCAAAAACGTCCAAAACGTGGACGGTCTCTGATATCTGTGATAAAATCACAATGGATTAAAGTGATTAAATTATGGATGACAAATTCGTGTGCCAGATTAAGTGCATAAAATGCATGTTTACAGTGCGGGGTTTAGAAAGCTGGCAAGTATGAAGCACAACGTCAAATGTGGAATAGTTTGCCACGGAGCTTCTTGTGAGGGTAGAACGAACAAGGAAATTGTCCATTTCTTGCTACCTCTAGGGAGGGAGTCAGAATTGTACTGATTCCTGAATTGGCAGAATTCCTTGAATTGTTAGACGCGTGGTTAAAGCCATTAAAAATGTTTGATTTTTGCAGATCTCTTTGCTGTTGCTGTGCTCAAGATTATTTCATCTGATGTCAAGGAAAAAGCAGCAATGTCTTCGCTGTTTGTACATGAAGATGTAAGTTTCTGGCGCGTTTTGGCGAATGCTATGCGTCCTGAACTTTGTtgcaatttttcaatttttcttcaCACGGGCTCATTACTTTCTGAAGGATTTATATGCTTTTTAGGCGAGTTTAGGCTTTCCTAAGCACCAGAATTTCTTTTTTAGCTGTAGTCTTGCACTTCACCACAATTCGAGAGGCAGATATGGGCGGGAAAACTACCTTACTTTGGTTATACGAAATTATTGGATAAGTATGGGTTGTGTGCTTTGAGTTCAGTCTAATGTCAATTACATGACACTTTATATATAGGATAGGCACAGCAAACACTTCATGTGGTTCTGCCAGAACAACACTAACATCATTTCATGACAAATTATTTTTGGTGTCATCACAGGACGAGAGGGTGCCGCTGACGCCATGCGTGGTCTACTCTGGCCCCAGCTTGGAGCAAGCAGAGTTTCTACACCTGCACGTCGACAACCGAAACATCTTCCGCGTCAGTAATGCCGAAGAAGGAATGATAGCGCTGATGAGtgcatattttatttttaatattgtGTACGGGCGCAAGGCGTTCAATACTACCACCGTGCTAGAACGGCTTTTTCTTGGCATGAGCAACACTTCACCGAGACCTGTGGCTACGAAGTTCGTGAACAAAGTTGTTCAGGCAATTCGACGCTGAAAATTTTAGCGTCGCATTGCCTGAACAACTTTCTTCAGTTGGTTTGTGCTAGGTGATGCATTAATGTTATTTGTATAATGTTGTTTTGCTTATTTGTAGCTGTGTATAATTACCTATAATTAAGTATTACCTCCTTCTTTTGATTGTTGTGTGTCGTAACTCAGTTGCGTGTTCATTTTTAGCTTATTCTGTTTCTCATCTCTGTATTCCGTACTTTTATGCAACGATGAATCAAGGTGCCAGGTGCACACTCTTACCATGGTataggttgtcccacataacatGAGCCAAGATTGAAAATGGAAGGCACTCAGAGGCGAATTGACCCAAACGTATACTATTCACACGAGCCCATAGATACTCAgaccatttttttattttgcctaaACTAATGAATTAGGTTTAATTCACAAACTTTTTATTTTTGGCTTAAAACctaaaatatgaacactgagctgtagagcacgttcagaaaccaccgtatgaattgtttcctgtacgatatgTCCAGCGCTGTTATTTTTTCCGTGTTGTAAAAAAAACCTAGAGCACTGCGCTAGCGGTCGGTCACCTGGCTTCTTTTTgaattttgcgggctttctttacaacgcggaaaacaATAACGTCatgagacgtatcgtacagggAACAATTCGGACGGTGGTTTCTGAAAGTATTAACAACTCGGTGTTCATATTTCGGATTTTCAGCCAAGAATTAAAAAGTGAGGTAATTAAACATATTCATTTAGATTAGGGGTAAATAAAAAAGTAGTCAGAGTAtgtataggcttgtgcgaatagtagaCGTTTGGTTCAAAtcgcctctgaagtgccttttattttcaaagtcttggctcaagttatgtgggaaaACCTGCATATGCGTGTACATCATTTATTGTAACCGATTGTGTACATGAAGGAATACTTATAAACTGAAACCACTGTGATTGTATTTATTGTAAAGAATGcttaataaactgaaactgaaaaaataAAATTGCACATTTTAGGTGTCGCGTTTCAGGTTCACGTATGTGAGCATGTTATACGTCTAGTGGCAAAGATGTCTGGCAGGAAAAAGTAAAATAGCACCGACTACTAAATGTGTTTTATTAGCAGAATAAATGAAGACTATGCAGCAGTTTAGTTTTGTGTAAGATGCATTATGCATAGCGTGTAGAataatatatatgtgtgtgtgtgtgtgtgttcggccGGAGTTCATCAGGCATGATTGCACGTGTTTTAAATATATTTCAGCGCACACTGATTGAATGGAGCTCGACCGCTGGCACACTATCGCCAATCATGACCACATCTTTCAAGTACTGTCTAATGAGTGCATGCTGATATCTATTAGTGCATTCTATAGAAGAATACTGCCACCCCTGCTATGGGCACTCAACACCCTTGTACACCCTTCTGGCACCCTCCTCAGTGGGTGTTAAAAAAGTGAAGGGTGTTGAAGGCACCCTTTTTTTCGGGTGTTTCTGCAACACCCTACAGTTTTTTTACATGTACACCCTCTTCTTAGGGTGCTTGGGAAAGCACCCTTTTTGGAAGGTGCTCAGTTAACACCCTTAGGGTGTCGCCCATGGGACAAGCCCATTTACACCCTTTTGGGTGTAAAAATTTTTACTgtgtaactggtgggccgtttaaagattccaacccattacaaagggctgagccataattcttcatcgtcatcagtcgtcgcgtcaacaaagtgcacataatgccttgcagacgtgtagctggtgtctcgcttctccacagaatgacgaataatggcttagtaggtgcttcctaacttcacaaaaattgtgatttatggcgtagtgggtacctttctagtgtacttgtattgcagccccaagagaacttaacgggttctagaagcgccgctcttccagctttcgctgtgactgtgctgcagtttcagcgctggcctggcgcttttttttaatttataattATGATTTGTCAGACTGAATAATAGTGGCGTCCGCATAGTACTATTTTGCCATTGACTGCGTGATTTTTAAAATCTTCTTGCTCCAAACATCATGTACTGCTACAAGAAAACCTACAGGCTATTGGTTACTGGTGCATTCGATGGGACATGGAGTGCAACACAGAAAAAAGTGTACTTCTGCCTGTTACAAGAAAGAAAATACCTAGCACGTTCACTTACTCTATTAAACAGCGTGACATACAGAGGGTAGGCCAATGTAGGTCTTTGGGCGTCATTCTGAATAACAAACTCACATTGTGAAAACATATATCGGCAATTTCACCTCTGCGCTGCAGGAGTTGTGGTTTCTCAGAAGGAAACCTAAAACCGCACATACCAGCGTTAAGCTTCTGGCGTATAATGCTTGCGTCAAAGTTAAACTAGAATATGTTTC comes from the Rhipicephalus sanguineus isolate Rsan-2018 chromosome 6, BIME_Rsan_1.4, whole genome shotgun sequence genome and includes:
- the LOC125758781 gene encoding uncharacterized protein LOC125758781, giving the protein MSSLFVHEDDERVPLTPCVVYSGPSLEQAEFLHLHVDNRNIFRVSNAEEGMIALMSAYFIFNIVYGRKAFNTTTVLERLFLGMSNTSPRPVATKFVNKVVQAIRR